ACATCCCGATCGTCGGGGGCCATACGACCTCGTACATCGGCGGCGAGGAAGGGTTCACCGTCATCCTGTATGTGATCCCGGTCGTGTTGTTGCTGCTGGCTGGGCTTGCAATCGGTCGGTATCAAGGGGCATCGGACCCGACCGACGGGGCGATCGCTGGAGTGACCGTCCTGGTCGGCTACCTGGTGCTGTCTATCGTCGGCCTGTTCGTCTTCGAAATCTCCGTCGGCGGGGCCAGTGCCGCACCCGACCGGCTGGCGGGCGTCGCCCTCGCCGGGATCGTCTATCCCCTGGTGTTCGCCGGCGCCGGCGGGGCCGCGTCGGCGCTTCTCGAAGGCGACCGCTCGTAGGCCGCAAAACAACGGATGCAGTTCCGGGCGAATGAGAATTGACAGCAGTTCCTTACGGTTGGGCATCGTTTCTCCAGACGAGGGATGGTCGACTACTACGACAAACTCCTCGCGGCCGTTCCGGCCGCGCTGGCGCTGGGTGCCCTCGCGAGTCTCCTCGACCCCCTGGGGTTCCATCAGGGACTCGCGCTCGGCAGCCTCGCAGCCACGATTATCCTGTACGAGGCAATCGTTCGCAACCCCCCGATCGAGCCGACGGCGGCCAACGTCACGGCGTCGACGATAACCGGAATCGGGTGGTTGCTTGCGATTCTGCTGTATCTCTTTTGAGTGGATTCGGAGGCTGGTCCGGCACCGGTCTTATAAGTACCGAACGGGCGAACGTCGGTCTATGAGCCGCAAGTGGACCGCCCCCCGTCCGGTTCGACGGCGATGAGGGGGCTATACTACAGGTACCTCGTCGTTCTGGTGCGGTTTCTGCCGTTCGCACTCGCGTTCCTTCGGGACCGGCGCCGGTTCCTTTTGTTCGGCCCGCCGCGTCGCCCGGACGAGAAGATTCACCACCAGCGGGCCGA
The Halalkaliarchaeum desulfuricum DNA segment above includes these coding regions:
- a CDS encoding transporter — its product is MSNSETTIPGEPENGTDDADGTGTVDKSEIPLVEGAAAGLLAWIVGYVATYLVVAPGVRDSPLNQIIQALDGEPATYEMVGWVFYNAHFVNTVFRDIPIVGGHTTSYIGGEEGFTVILYVIPVVLLLLAGLAIGRYQGASDPTDGAIAGVTVLVGYLVLSIVGLFVFEISVGGASAAPDRLAGVALAGIVYPLVFAGAGGAASALLEGDRS